A region of Paractinoplanes abujensis DNA encodes the following proteins:
- a CDS encoding demethylmenaquinone methyltransferase, with product MTRADLDKQPHEVAEMFDGVAERYDLTNTVLAFGQDRGWRRATRAALALRPGERVLDVGAGTGISTEELGRSGAFAVGADLSTGMLRAGRRVRAEVPLVAGDALKLPFADETFDAVTISFALRNVVEVEGALRELARVTRPGGRLVICEFSSPTFAPFRTVYMQYLMRSLPVVARGVSSNPEAYVYLAESIRAWPDQAALSARIAAAGPWSRIGWRNLTGGVVALHRATKA from the coding sequence GTGACACGCGCAGATCTGGACAAGCAGCCGCACGAGGTCGCCGAGATGTTCGACGGCGTGGCCGAGCGGTACGACCTGACCAACACAGTGCTCGCCTTCGGCCAGGACCGTGGCTGGCGCCGCGCCACCCGCGCGGCCCTGGCCCTGCGGCCGGGGGAGCGGGTGCTCGACGTGGGGGCGGGCACCGGGATCTCCACCGAGGAGCTGGGCCGCTCGGGCGCGTTCGCGGTGGGCGCCGATCTCTCCACGGGCATGCTGCGGGCCGGCCGCCGGGTACGCGCCGAGGTCCCACTGGTCGCCGGGGACGCGCTGAAGCTGCCGTTCGCCGACGAGACGTTCGACGCGGTCACGATCTCGTTCGCGCTGCGCAATGTCGTGGAGGTGGAGGGTGCGCTGCGCGAGCTGGCCCGGGTCACGCGGCCCGGCGGGCGGCTGGTGATCTGCGAGTTCAGCAGCCCGACGTTCGCGCCGTTCCGCACCGTCTACATGCAGTATCTGATGCGCTCGCTGCCGGTGGTAGCCCGTGGCGTGTCGAGCAACCCCGAGGCGTACGTCTATCTCGCCGAGTCGATTCGCGCCTGGCCCGACCAGGCGGCCCTGTCGGCGCGCATCGCCGCGGCGGGCCCGTGGAGCCGGATCGGCTGGCGCAACCTGACCGGCGGCGTCGTGGCCCTGCATCGGGCGACGAAGGCCTAA
- the mqnC gene encoding cyclic dehypoxanthinyl futalosine synthase gives MTANPEIDSILQRAADGGRITPEEALLIYTEAPFHALAEAADTVRRRRYPDGIVTYLIDRNINYTNVCVTACKFCAFFRAPKHKEGWSHPMEEILHRCGEAVDLGATQVMLQGGHHPDFGVEYYEELFSSVKQAYPQLAIHSIGPSEILHMAKVSGVSIEEAVVRIKAAGLDSIAGAGAEMLPDRPRKAIAPLKESGARWLEVMTVAHRHGLSSTATMMMGTGETHTERIEHIRMIRDVQDLAVANGYRDDAVETSHDVGGFRAFIPWTYQPENNHLKGRTQATTMEYLRFLAMSRLFFDNVPHLQASWLTTGKDVGQLSLHLGVDDLGSIMLEENVISSAGARHRSNLHELIWMIRTAGRTPAQRDTLYRHLAVHHTPADDPIDERVVSHFSSIAMPGGGAGRAQLPLVEAK, from the coding sequence GTGACGGCGAACCCGGAGATCGACAGCATCCTGCAGCGAGCCGCTGACGGCGGGCGGATCACGCCCGAGGAGGCGCTGCTCATCTACACGGAGGCGCCGTTTCACGCGCTCGCCGAGGCCGCCGACACGGTGCGCCGTCGCCGCTATCCCGACGGCATCGTGACGTACCTGATCGACCGCAACATCAACTACACCAATGTGTGCGTCACCGCGTGCAAGTTCTGCGCCTTCTTCCGTGCCCCGAAGCACAAGGAGGGCTGGTCGCACCCGATGGAGGAGATCCTGCACCGCTGCGGCGAGGCGGTCGATCTCGGCGCCACCCAGGTGATGTTGCAGGGTGGTCACCACCCCGACTTCGGCGTGGAGTACTACGAGGAGCTCTTCTCCTCCGTCAAGCAGGCATATCCGCAGCTCGCGATCCACTCGATCGGCCCCAGCGAGATCCTGCACATGGCCAAGGTCTCCGGCGTCTCGATCGAGGAGGCGGTCGTCCGGATCAAGGCGGCGGGTCTCGACTCGATCGCCGGGGCCGGCGCCGAGATGCTGCCCGACCGCCCGCGCAAGGCGATCGCTCCGCTCAAGGAGAGCGGCGCTCGCTGGCTCGAGGTGATGACGGTGGCGCACCGGCACGGCCTCTCGTCGACCGCGACGATGATGATGGGCACCGGCGAGACGCACACCGAGCGCATCGAGCACATCCGCATGATCCGTGACGTGCAGGATCTCGCGGTCGCCAACGGCTATCGCGACGACGCGGTCGAGACCAGCCACGATGTGGGTGGGTTCCGGGCGTTCATCCCGTGGACCTATCAGCCCGAGAACAACCACCTCAAGGGCCGCACCCAGGCCACGACCATGGAATACCTGCGGTTCCTGGCGATGTCCCGGCTGTTCTTCGACAATGTGCCGCACCTGCAGGCGTCCTGGCTGACCACCGGCAAGGACGTCGGGCAGCTCTCGTTGCACCTGGGCGTCGACGACCTGGGCTCGATCATGCTGGAGGAGAACGTGATCTCCTCGGCCGGCGCCCGGCACCGGTCGAACCTGCACGAGCTGATCTGGATGATCCGCACCGCCGGCCGCACGCCGGCCCAGCGCGACACCCTCTACCGTCACCTGGCGGTGCACCACACCCCGGCCGACGACCCGATCGACGAGCGCGTGGTCTCGCACTTCTCCTCGATCGCGATGCCCGGTGGCGGCGCCGGCCGCGCTCAACTCCCCCTGGTCGAGGCCAAATAG
- a CDS encoding TetR/AcrR family transcriptional regulator: MAEARHTIDLLWFPDAVEKRRGRRQGLSVPQVVETGIRLADGEGLEAVTMRRVAQELGVVPMTLYTYVPDKATLLELMLDRVYLAMARVERPEEPWRARLAAIAEENRRLYAEHPWAAEMPAGRPPLGPGLMAKYEHELKAFEGCGLDDVTTDAALTFLIGFVQSSARAAGVAAAQEGTDAQWWEVNSARLSVVLDERAYPTAVRVGAAAGAAQGAVINPDQAYGFGLERVLDGLGVLIATQPAD, encoded by the coding sequence GTGGCCGAGGCCAGACACACCATTGATCTGCTGTGGTTCCCCGACGCGGTGGAGAAGCGGCGGGGCCGCCGCCAGGGCCTGAGCGTGCCGCAGGTAGTCGAGACCGGCATCCGGCTGGCCGACGGCGAGGGCTTGGAAGCGGTGACGATGCGCCGGGTGGCTCAGGAGCTGGGCGTCGTGCCGATGACGCTCTACACCTATGTGCCCGACAAGGCGACGCTCCTCGAGCTGATGCTCGACCGGGTCTACTTGGCCATGGCCAGGGTCGAGCGGCCGGAGGAGCCGTGGCGGGCCCGGCTGGCCGCGATCGCGGAGGAAAATCGCCGGCTCTACGCCGAGCACCCGTGGGCGGCCGAGATGCCCGCCGGCCGGCCACCGCTGGGCCCGGGGCTGATGGCGAAGTACGAGCACGAGCTCAAGGCGTTCGAGGGGTGCGGGCTCGACGACGTGACCACCGACGCCGCGCTGACCTTCCTGATCGGCTTCGTGCAGTCCTCGGCCCGGGCCGCCGGCGTCGCCGCAGCTCAGGAAGGCACCGACGCGCAGTGGTGGGAGGTGAACAGCGCTCGGCTCAGCGTCGTCCTCGACGAACGGGCCTATCCCACTGCCGTGCGCGTCGGTGCCGCCGCCGGAGCCGCGCAGGGCGCCGTGATCAACCCCGACCAGGCGTACGGCTTCGGTCTGGAACGGGTCCTCGACGGGCTCGGAGTGCTCATCGCCACGCAACCCGCCGACTGA
- a CDS encoding SNF2-related protein: protein MLVVHGGWVPGTDRPGQLALWAEDPDLPSATGSRARQRPHPFAPGAGALLAELAETSDDVRDALGKATAGSLTLRLPSSARGPLPSPDTGMESTGRGARLTEWSVPVLLLPGDAALGALAALGEPDPAGPWLAGSSLRYLSVLAAHACDLARRGRMLPQLVTEAGVATARWRAVVTGADAATYRDFATAMPAVVRATGSGVADTLQDALAALVDGAARAVMPERILLGHRAGPKGPLPDRWIAALTAADPALPGARPAEERELREALNEWLRAAYEANGPIRVSFRLSEPEPGSDAWGLEFALQSSEDPSLYLAAADVWAGGRFPGLPPRPDETLLAGLGRAVRLFPLLHLALREQEPAALEIDTGEAHEFLRQAAPLLQAAGFGVQLPAWAGRKGVGLKLTTRSKSKKGSSSRAVADSGFGLDDLVDFKLDLVIGDGVVTAEELAELARLKVPLVRVRGQWVELDDRQLKAALKAVGKRREGELTAGEVLQQVVDGGEEDLPLVEVDADGMLGDLLSGQAAERLAPVPTPAGFQGALRPYQERGLSWLHFLSRLGLGGILADDMGLGKTAQTLSLLLTERADPAATVAPTLLICPMSLVSNWQKEAARFAPSLRVYVHHGGTRQRGEDFDAAVHDADLVLTTYGTAVRDLEALRSIHWGRVACDEAQAIKNSGTRQAQAVRSVPARTRLALTGTPVENHLAELWSIMDFCNPGLLGPVKRFRRRFQEPIEARQDEDAAAALKRATGPFVLRRLKTDKTIISDLPEKNEMKVWCSLTPEQATLYQAVVEDMMDAISSSEGIQRRGNVLAAMTKLKQVCNHPTHLLKDGTRLPGRSGKLARLEELAEEIIEDGDKALIFTQYAEWGSMLQPYLAAHLDRPVLWLHGGLSKPKRDELVERFQTDAEPMLFLLSLKAAGTGLNLTAANHVVHFDRWWNPAVEDQATDRAFRIGQSRNVQVRKFICTGTLEEKIDAMIERKKALASSVVGTGEDWITDLDTDQLRELFALDPAAVR, encoded by the coding sequence GTGCTCGTCGTGCATGGCGGCTGGGTCCCGGGCACGGACCGGCCGGGTCAGCTCGCGCTCTGGGCCGAAGATCCAGATCTGCCGTCGGCGACCGGTTCCCGGGCGCGGCAGCGGCCGCATCCGTTCGCGCCCGGCGCCGGGGCATTGCTGGCCGAACTGGCCGAGACCTCCGACGACGTCCGCGATGCGCTGGGCAAGGCCACCGCGGGGTCACTGACGCTCCGGCTGCCCAGCTCGGCCCGAGGCCCACTCCCCTCCCCCGACACCGGGATGGAGTCGACCGGCCGCGGCGCCCGGCTGACCGAGTGGTCGGTGCCGGTTCTGCTGCTGCCGGGTGACGCCGCTCTGGGCGCCCTGGCCGCGCTGGGCGAGCCCGACCCGGCCGGTCCCTGGCTGGCCGGCTCGTCGCTGCGTTATCTCAGCGTGCTGGCCGCGCACGCCTGCGACCTGGCCCGCCGCGGCCGGATGCTGCCGCAACTGGTGACGGAGGCCGGCGTGGCCACCGCCCGCTGGCGCGCCGTCGTCACCGGCGCCGACGCTGCCACCTATCGCGATTTCGCCACCGCGATGCCCGCTGTGGTGCGGGCCACCGGCTCCGGAGTGGCCGACACCCTGCAGGACGCGCTGGCCGCCCTGGTCGACGGGGCGGCCCGGGCGGTCATGCCCGAGCGGATCCTGCTCGGACACCGGGCCGGCCCCAAGGGCCCGCTGCCCGACCGATGGATCGCGGCGCTCACCGCGGCCGACCCCGCACTGCCGGGCGCCAGGCCCGCCGAGGAGCGCGAGCTGCGCGAGGCGCTAAACGAGTGGTTGCGGGCGGCCTACGAGGCCAACGGGCCGATCCGGGTCAGTTTCCGGCTCAGCGAGCCCGAGCCGGGCAGCGACGCGTGGGGGCTGGAGTTCGCGCTGCAGTCGTCGGAGGATCCGAGCCTCTATCTGGCGGCGGCCGACGTGTGGGCCGGCGGGCGGTTCCCAGGCCTGCCGCCCCGGCCTGACGAGACGCTGCTGGCCGGGCTGGGCCGCGCCGTCCGGCTGTTCCCGCTGCTGCATCTCGCCCTGCGGGAGCAGGAACCGGCGGCGCTCGAGATCGACACCGGCGAGGCGCACGAGTTCCTCCGGCAGGCCGCCCCGCTGCTGCAGGCGGCCGGATTCGGGGTGCAACTGCCGGCCTGGGCCGGGCGCAAGGGCGTCGGGCTCAAGCTGACCACCCGCTCGAAGTCGAAGAAGGGCAGCTCGTCGCGGGCGGTCGCCGACTCCGGGTTCGGGCTCGACGATCTGGTCGACTTCAAGCTCGACCTGGTGATCGGTGACGGGGTGGTGACCGCGGAGGAGCTGGCCGAACTGGCCCGGCTCAAGGTGCCGCTGGTGCGCGTGCGGGGGCAGTGGGTCGAGCTCGACGACCGTCAACTCAAGGCCGCCCTCAAGGCCGTCGGCAAGCGCCGGGAGGGCGAGCTCACCGCGGGCGAGGTTCTTCAACAGGTGGTGGACGGTGGCGAGGAAGATCTGCCGCTGGTCGAGGTCGACGCCGACGGGATGCTGGGCGATCTGCTCTCCGGCCAAGCCGCCGAACGCCTGGCCCCCGTCCCGACCCCGGCCGGCTTCCAGGGCGCGCTCCGGCCCTACCAGGAGCGCGGCCTTTCGTGGCTGCACTTCCTGTCCCGACTGGGCCTCGGCGGCATCCTCGCCGACGACATGGGCCTGGGCAAGACGGCTCAGACTCTGTCGCTGCTGCTGACCGAGCGGGCCGACCCGGCGGCGACGGTGGCGCCGACCCTGCTCATCTGTCCTATGTCACTGGTCAGCAACTGGCAGAAGGAAGCCGCTCGGTTCGCGCCTAGCCTGCGGGTCTATGTGCATCACGGCGGCACCCGACAGCGCGGCGAAGACTTCGACGCCGCCGTGCACGACGCCGACTTGGTGCTGACCACGTACGGCACGGCGGTCCGCGACCTCGAGGCGCTGCGCAGTATCCACTGGGGACGAGTTGCGTGCGACGAGGCGCAGGCCATTAAGAACAGTGGCACCCGGCAGGCGCAGGCCGTGCGCTCGGTCCCGGCCCGCACGCGTCTCGCCCTCACCGGCACGCCGGTCGAAAACCACCTGGCCGAACTGTGGTCCATCATGGACTTCTGCAATCCGGGGCTGCTCGGACCGGTCAAGCGGTTCCGCCGCCGCTTCCAGGAGCCGATCGAGGCAAGGCAGGACGAAGACGCCGCGGCCGCGCTGAAAAGAGCGACCGGCCCGTTCGTGCTGCGCCGCCTCAAGACCGACAAGACGATCATCTCGGACCTGCCCGAAAAGAACGAGATGAAGGTCTGGTGCTCGCTCACACCCGAGCAGGCGACGCTCTACCAGGCGGTCGTCGAGGACATGATGGACGCGATCTCGAGCAGCGAGGGCATTCAGCGCCGGGGCAACGTGCTGGCTGCGATGACCAAGCTCAAGCAGGTCTGCAACCACCCCACCCACCTGCTCAAGGACGGCACCCGGCTGCCCGGCCGCTCGGGCAAGCTGGCCCGCCTGGAGGAACTCGCCGAAGAGATAATCGAGGACGGCGACAAGGCGCTGATCTTCACTCAGTACGCGGAGTGGGGCTCGATGCTGCAGCCCTATCTGGCGGCCCACCTTGACCGGCCGGTGCTGTGGCTCCACGGTGGACTTTCGAAGCCCAAGCGTGACGAGCTGGTCGAAAGGTTCCAGACCGATGCCGAGCCGATGCTGTTTCTGCTGTCGCTCAAGGCCGCCGGCACCGGGCTCAACCTGACCGCGGCCAACCACGTCGTCCACTTCGACCGGTGGTGGAACCCGGCGGTCGAGGACCAGGCCACCGATCGCGCCTTCCGCATTGGACAGTCGCGCAACGTGCAGGTTCGCAAGTTCATCTGCACGGGGACGCTGGAGGAGAAAATCGACGCGATGATCGAGCGGAAGAAGGCGCTCGCCTCATCGGTCGTCGGCACCGGCGAGGACTGGATCACCGACCTGGACACCGACCAACTGCGCGAACTGTTCGCGCTCGACCCGGCGGCGGTGCGCTGA
- a CDS encoding SWIM zinc finger family protein, with product MPIDPNGRFFEGARPIEVEGGIAVRAKRGKIGDSWWSRRFVDVLEQICDGGRLARGRSYARKGQVMDFALTAGRVTGRVQGSRPQPYEVTIEIAAFDEAQWTELLEALGAQALYRAALLAGEMPREIVDLFAAHEAPLFPDRLDIRCSCPDWSVPCKHGSAVLYVLAEAFDNDPFLVLAWRGRPREALLDSLRGTPEPTPPVDPLAVPESPLEEHLTDFYTPAISLSRLRERPSRITAPPELLLRALDAPQIRVRHIPLVDLLRPAYRDLATPTES from the coding sequence ATGCCGATCGACCCCAATGGACGGTTCTTCGAGGGCGCACGGCCGATCGAGGTCGAAGGCGGCATCGCAGTCAGGGCCAAACGCGGCAAAATCGGCGACAGCTGGTGGTCGCGGCGCTTCGTCGACGTGCTCGAACAGATCTGCGACGGCGGCCGGCTCGCGCGGGGCCGCAGCTATGCCCGCAAGGGCCAGGTGATGGACTTCGCACTGACCGCGGGCCGGGTCACCGGCCGGGTGCAAGGTTCACGACCCCAGCCGTACGAGGTCACGATCGAGATCGCGGCCTTCGACGAGGCACAGTGGACTGAGTTGCTGGAGGCCCTCGGTGCACAGGCCCTCTATCGCGCGGCGCTGCTGGCGGGTGAAATGCCGCGCGAGATCGTCGACCTGTTCGCCGCGCACGAGGCCCCGCTCTTCCCCGACCGGCTCGACATCCGCTGTAGCTGTCCTGATTGGAGCGTGCCCTGCAAACACGGCTCCGCGGTGCTCTACGTGCTGGCCGAGGCGTTCGACAACGACCCGTTCCTGGTGCTGGCGTGGCGCGGACGCCCACGCGAGGCACTGCTCGACTCGTTGCGCGGCACACCCGAACCGACCCCGCCCGTCGACCCGCTCGCCGTGCCCGAGTCCCCATTGGAGGAACACCTGACAGACTTCTACACCCCTGCGATCAGCCTGAGCCGCCTCCGCGAACGCCCGTCACGCATCACCGCACCCCCCGAACTCCTGCTGCGCGCGCTGGACGCCCCCCAGATCCGCGTTCGGCACATCCCACTGGTCGACCTGCTGCGCCCCGCCTACCGAGACCTGGCCACCCCCACAGAGAGCTGA
- a CDS encoding cytidine deaminase family protein produces the protein MAIPVRELTADDRELIEFARRIVDANTDGETGVHTMGAAVRGVDGRMYGGINIYHSLGGPCAELVALGNARASGGREFSTIVAVGNEGRGPVGPCGRDRQILLDYHPGIRVILPTEQGLRSVAITDLMPLAARWDAASGTQPYDPALFTDHSGHSRPAE, from the coding sequence GTGGCGATTCCTGTGCGTGAACTGACCGCGGACGATCGGGAGTTGATCGAGTTCGCGAGGCGGATCGTGGATGCGAACACCGATGGCGAGACGGGCGTGCACACCATGGGTGCAGCCGTGCGGGGTGTTGACGGGCGCATGTACGGCGGGATCAACATCTACCACTCCCTCGGTGGGCCCTGCGCCGAATTGGTGGCTCTGGGCAATGCGCGAGCGTCAGGTGGACGGGAGTTCTCGACGATCGTGGCGGTCGGTAACGAGGGACGGGGGCCGGTCGGGCCGTGTGGTCGCGATCGCCAGATTTTGCTCGACTACCACCCGGGCATACGCGTCATTTTGCCCACCGAGCAGGGCCTCCGCAGTGTGGCCATCACCGATCTGATGCCGCTCGCCGCCCGCTGGGATGCCGCGTCCGGCACGCAGCCCTACGACCCTGCGCTGTTCACTGACCACAGTGGCCATTCCCGGCCGGCCGAATAG
- a CDS encoding Type 1 glutamine amidotransferase-like domain-containing protein, with protein MIFLGGGGSEADEASLWDEVFVEGRRLTVWPHAMPRDRWPQVEQWFRAALSPRGTFVIDVGDAGLQQTDVLVVPGGNTYALLAATRDMLPALRPFLERGGHIYGGSAGAILLGADIDIAGILDLNDLGLTETAGADLLTGHVVYPHFTADQAETAARWAADHDVAVLAIPETAGVIIDGGKARNAGPSPVRVFTPSGNRTYSAGREWPLWSVNSAGS; from the coding sequence GTGATCTTCCTAGGTGGCGGGGGCAGCGAAGCCGACGAGGCGAGCCTGTGGGACGAGGTTTTCGTCGAAGGCCGGCGGCTCACGGTGTGGCCGCATGCGATGCCACGCGACCGCTGGCCCCAAGTCGAACAGTGGTTCCGGGCGGCGCTTTCCCCGCGCGGCACCTTCGTGATCGACGTCGGCGACGCGGGTCTGCAGCAGACGGACGTTCTGGTTGTTCCGGGCGGAAACACGTATGCGCTGCTCGCAGCGACACGCGACATGCTGCCCGCGTTGCGTCCGTTCCTGGAGCGCGGCGGTCACATCTACGGTGGCAGCGCGGGCGCCATCCTGCTGGGCGCCGACATCGACATCGCCGGCATCCTCGACCTCAACGACCTCGGACTGACCGAGACCGCGGGCGCCGACCTGCTGACCGGGCACGTGGTCTACCCGCACTTCACCGCCGACCAGGCCGAAACCGCCGCCCGCTGGGCCGCCGACCACGACGTCGCCGTGCTGGCCATCCCCGAGACGGCCGGCGTCATCATTGACGGCGGCAAGGCCCGCAATGCCGGCCCCTCTCCCGTCCGGGTCTTCACTCCCAGCGGAAACAGGACCTATTCGGCCGGCCGGGAATGGCCACTGTGGTCAGTGAACAGCGCAGGGTCGTAG
- a CDS encoding beta-1,3-glucanase family protein, with amino-acid sequence MRTVLRALAALALTIPVAAAVSPPAAQAIGPNLLPVTVSNNTGRGDAVYLYVIGIQLSSGRLGYVNQGGTFTAWSGGANPPAPAPDVAINAAGNGGSTTINFPRGFSGRVYFSLGQKLKFFLTPDGLVQPAPWAGGDANRDILFDWSEFTYNDSGLWLNSSQVDMFAVPHAVSVTGANGASRRTGDLVANGRDNIINAIRNAGLGSTVYSRSDGTVLRVLAPGKAAGAGLMSSTYLDPYIASAWNAYTGKNLTVVPFADQPNTRYTGRTSGNVMRFTNSSGAQVASFNRPSSASVWGCDGDLPAPNDLVVGPISRTLCAALNRGTLGTIDTQPSTNAADFYKNNPTNVYAKAVHANMQDGKAYAFAFDDVGAFESLVHDGDPRSAGIHLTPFTGGGGPTEPQPTGVPVISSLNNKCIDVPNASFVDSAPLQMWGCNNSSAQKWTFTGGTLQAGGKCMDVQAAGTANGTAIQLYTCNGTAAQQFVLSAAGDLVNPQANRCVDIKEVNPNDGARLHLWDCVGAANQKWRKG; translated from the coding sequence GTGCGTACCGTCCTCAGAGCCTTGGCGGCGCTGGCCCTGACCATCCCGGTCGCGGCCGCGGTGTCCCCGCCCGCGGCCCAAGCCATCGGCCCCAACCTGCTGCCCGTCACCGTCTCCAACAACACCGGACGCGGCGACGCGGTCTACCTGTACGTCATCGGCATCCAGCTGTCGTCCGGCCGCCTCGGCTACGTCAACCAGGGCGGCACCTTCACCGCGTGGAGCGGCGGCGCCAATCCGCCCGCCCCCGCCCCCGACGTCGCGATCAACGCGGCCGGCAACGGCGGCTCGACGACAATCAACTTCCCGCGTGGCTTCTCCGGCCGGGTCTACTTCTCGCTCGGCCAGAAGCTCAAATTCTTCCTCACCCCGGACGGCCTGGTGCAGCCCGCGCCGTGGGCCGGCGGCGACGCCAACCGGGACATCCTGTTCGACTGGAGCGAGTTCACCTACAACGACTCCGGGCTGTGGCTCAACAGCTCGCAGGTCGACATGTTCGCCGTGCCGCACGCGGTGTCGGTGACCGGGGCCAACGGCGCCTCCCGCCGTACGGGAGACCTGGTCGCCAACGGGCGTGACAACATCATCAACGCCATCCGCAACGCGGGCCTGGGCAGCACGGTCTACAGCCGCTCCGACGGCACGGTGCTGCGCGTCCTCGCCCCCGGCAAAGCGGCCGGCGCGGGCCTGATGAGCAGCACCTACCTCGACCCGTACATCGCGTCGGCCTGGAACGCGTACACCGGCAAGAATCTGACCGTCGTGCCGTTCGCCGACCAGCCCAACACGCGCTACACCGGGCGCACATCGGGCAACGTCATGCGTTTCACGAACTCGTCGGGCGCGCAGGTGGCGTCGTTCAACCGCCCGTCCTCGGCGTCGGTGTGGGGCTGCGACGGCGACCTGCCGGCCCCCAACGACCTGGTCGTCGGACCCATTTCCCGTACGTTGTGCGCCGCGCTCAACCGCGGGACGCTCGGCACCATCGACACCCAGCCGAGCACCAACGCGGCCGACTTCTACAAGAACAACCCGACCAACGTGTACGCCAAGGCCGTGCACGCCAACATGCAGGACGGCAAGGCCTACGCCTTCGCCTTCGACGACGTCGGCGCGTTCGAGTCCCTGGTGCACGACGGCGACCCGCGGTCGGCCGGCATCCACCTGACCCCGTTCACCGGCGGTGGCGGCCCGACCGAACCGCAACCCACCGGCGTGCCGGTGATCAGCTCGCTCAACAACAAGTGCATCGACGTGCCGAACGCGAGCTTCGTCGACAGCGCGCCGCTGCAGATGTGGGGCTGCAACAACTCCAGCGCCCAGAAGTGGACCTTCACCGGGGGCACGCTGCAGGCCGGCGGCAAATGCATGGACGTGCAGGCCGCAGGCACCGCCAACGGCACGGCGATCCAGCTCTACACCTGCAACGGCACGGCGGCCCAGCAGTTCGTCCTGAGCGCGGCCGGTGACCTGGTCAACCCCCAGGCCAACCGCTGCGTAGACATCAAAGAGGTAAACCCGAACGACGGCGCACGCCTGCACCTGTGGGACTGCGTCGGCGCCGCCAACCAGAAGTGGCGCAAGGGCTGA
- a CDS encoding aldo/keto reductase has product MSEMSYRRLGTSGLVVSVVGIGCNNFGRKLDADGTREVVDAAFDAGITLFDTADRYGTNPGASEECLGAALKGRRDEVVVATKFGLDVGRLNGNDFGARGSRRYIVRAVESSLRRLETDYIDLYQMHEPDPLTPIDETLAALDDLVRSGKVRYLGNSNFAGWQIADADWTAHAGGLTPFISAQNQYSLLHREVEKEVVPACERFGLGLLPFFPLDSGLLSGKYRRDEKPAAGTRLSLPRYQRWVDGADWDTIEALTAFGAERGRSLLDVAIAGLAAQPAVTSVIAGATTAEQVHANAAAGSWELTADDVIALQRVLG; this is encoded by the coding sequence ATGAGCGAGATGAGCTATCGCCGGCTGGGCACCTCGGGCCTGGTCGTCTCCGTGGTCGGCATCGGGTGCAACAACTTCGGCCGCAAGCTGGACGCCGACGGCACCCGCGAGGTCGTCGACGCCGCCTTCGACGCCGGGATCACGCTGTTCGACACGGCCGACCGCTACGGCACAAACCCGGGCGCCTCCGAGGAGTGCCTCGGCGCCGCCCTCAAGGGTCGCCGCGACGAGGTCGTCGTGGCCACCAAGTTCGGCCTGGACGTGGGCCGGCTCAACGGCAACGACTTCGGCGCCCGCGGCTCGCGGCGCTACATCGTGCGGGCCGTCGAGTCCTCCCTGCGCCGGCTCGAGACCGACTACATCGACCTCTATCAGATGCACGAGCCCGACCCGCTCACCCCGATCGACGAGACCCTGGCCGCCCTGGACGACCTCGTGCGGTCGGGCAAGGTGCGCTATTTGGGCAACTCCAACTTCGCGGGCTGGCAGATCGCGGACGCCGACTGGACCGCGCACGCCGGCGGCCTCACCCCGTTCATCAGTGCGCAAAATCAGTACAGCCTGCTCCACCGCGAAGTGGAGAAGGAGGTCGTGCCCGCCTGCGAGCGGTTCGGGCTGGGCCTGCTGCCGTTCTTCCCGCTCGACTCGGGCCTGCTCAGCGGCAAGTATCGCCGCGACGAGAAGCCGGCCGCGGGCACGCGTCTCTCGCTGCCCCGCTATCAGCGCTGGGTCGACGGCGCCGACTGGGACACCATCGAGGCGCTCACCGCGTTCGGCGCCGAGCGCGGGCGCAGCCTGCTCGACGTGGCGATCGCCGGCCTGGCCGCCCAGCCCGCCGTGACCAGCGTGATCGCGGGGGCCACGACCGCCGAGCAGGTGCACGCGAACGCCGCCGCCGGAAGCTGGGAGCTCACGGCCGACGACGTGATCGCGCTGCAGCGAGTGCTGGGGTAG